A single window of Acidimicrobiales bacterium DNA harbors:
- a CDS encoding acyl-CoA dehydrogenase yields MTVAVDDKTAQQRLVEERLSTLLDQHDPSDTPLREFLGAQFDLGLAWVAFPEGAGGLGVAPGLQRVVNEALGERGPAMVAQRNIIGYGMGAPTIVAHGTKEQIERFLRPMYTLDEIWCQLFSEPGAGSDLAGLATRAERDGDEWVVNGQKVWTTLAHVAKWGLLVARTDPDVPKHKGLTYFVVDMESPGVEVRPLRQITGEAEFNEVFLTDVRVPDANRIGAVGEGWRVALTTLMNERVAIGGGTAPRGGGLVKMMLDAWRRCPDPNPARRDELMRLWVEAEVLRLTNLRAAANREKGTPGPEGSVSKLAFAELNKKMTSFCMNLLGPEGMSYGSYEMRRPETASLFENPHKAFLRTRANSIEGGTTEVMKNILGERVLGLPGEPRTDKDLPWSRVPRN; encoded by the coding sequence ATGACCGTAGCCGTCGACGACAAGACCGCCCAGCAGAGGCTCGTAGAGGAGCGACTTTCCACGCTCCTGGACCAACACGATCCTTCTGATACACCTCTTCGCGAGTTCCTCGGGGCCCAGTTCGATCTCGGGCTCGCATGGGTCGCCTTCCCCGAAGGTGCGGGAGGTCTCGGGGTGGCGCCGGGCCTCCAGAGGGTCGTCAACGAGGCCCTCGGGGAGCGGGGCCCCGCAATGGTGGCCCAGCGCAACATCATCGGCTACGGGATGGGTGCACCGACGATCGTCGCACATGGGACCAAAGAGCAGATCGAGCGTTTCCTGCGCCCCATGTACACCCTCGACGAGATCTGGTGTCAGCTCTTCTCGGAGCCAGGCGCGGGATCCGATCTCGCCGGTCTGGCTACTAGGGCCGAGCGCGACGGAGACGAGTGGGTGGTGAACGGCCAGAAGGTGTGGACCACGCTGGCACACGTGGCCAAGTGGGGTCTCTTGGTGGCCCGAACCGACCCCGACGTACCGAAGCACAAGGGGCTCACCTATTTCGTGGTCGACATGGAATCCCCTGGTGTGGAAGTGCGACCCCTCAGGCAGATCACGGGGGAGGCGGAGTTCAACGAGGTGTTCCTCACCGACGTCCGTGTGCCTGACGCGAACCGCATCGGGGCTGTGGGTGAGGGCTGGCGTGTCGCTCTGACGACCTTGATGAACGAGAGGGTCGCGATCGGCGGAGGAACGGCCCCCCGAGGAGGGGGACTGGTGAAGATGATGTTGGACGCGTGGCGACGCTGTCCTGACCCCAACCCGGCTCGCAGAGACGAACTGATGCGGCTCTGGGTGGAAGCCGAGGTTCTGAGATTGACGAACCTCCGGGCTGCCGCTAACCGAGAGAAGGGCACGCCGGGGCCTGAGGGCTCGGTCTCGAAGCTCGCATTCGCCGAGCTGAACAAGAAGATGACGAGTTTCTGCATGAATCTTCTCGGGCCTGAAGGAATGTCCTACGGAAGCTATGAGATGCGACGTCCGGAGACCGCGAGCCTTTTCGAAAATCCTCACAAGGCCTTCCTGAGGACGAGAGCAAACTCGATCGAAGGCGGGACGACGGAGGTGATGAAGAACATCCTCGGGGAGCGAGTCTTGGGTCTGCCAGGCGAGCCGCGAACCGACAAGGACCTTCCTTGGAGTCGCGTGCCGCGCAACTGA
- a CDS encoding flavin reductase, with the protein MRTPEEVEEYDRLRRRVLWAMPYGLYVLGSRSGDELNAMTLNWATQVSFDPKLIAVSVEKTAFTHRLVSDGRAFSLNLIARDDRPVVRKFTKPVSVDHQSRTMNGYEYWLGVSGAPILSIAVAYLDCRVHQQVDVGSHTLFIGEVVDAAFQREEDTPVLRMEDTRMNYGG; encoded by the coding sequence GTGCGCACACCCGAGGAGGTGGAGGAGTACGATCGGCTCCGAAGGCGGGTGCTCTGGGCCATGCCCTACGGGCTTTACGTCCTCGGAAGCCGCAGCGGGGACGAGCTGAACGCCATGACCCTGAACTGGGCGACGCAGGTCTCTTTCGACCCAAAGCTCATCGCGGTGTCGGTGGAAAAGACCGCGTTCACCCACCGACTCGTCAGCGATGGGAGAGCTTTTTCGTTGAACCTGATCGCCCGGGACGACAGACCGGTGGTGCGCAAGTTCACCAAACCCGTGTCTGTAGATCACCAGAGCCGTACGATGAACGGCTACGAGTACTGGTTGGGGGTGAGCGGAGCCCCGATCCTGTCGATCGCCGTGGCCTATCTCGATTGTCGGGTGCACCAACAGGTCGATGTGGGAAGTCACACGCTTTTCATCGGTGAGGTGGTCGACGCAGCCTTTCAACGCGAGGAGGACACACCCGTGCTCCGCATGGAGGACACGCGCATGAACTACGGAGGGTGA
- the rnd gene encoding ribonuclease D: MQFVADSRTLGSVLEEVACAPAYALDTEFHREGRYRPKLALVQLAWRGGVVLIDPLMVDVAPLDSLFRSGARAVLHAADQDLDVLEQSVGTLPNAIFDTQLACRFVGLGPLSLDAACKTVLGVRLPKPASVSDWLRRPLEATQLEYAAADVRHLLDLADHLERELERLGRAEWFEGECETLLRRRRREPDPDAAWTRVKGIRRLSGRELGAAKALAAWRERRAARMDRPRESVLSDLALIAVARERPRDRDGLLRVRGLKATTEDGEFLDEILRALEASEEFSVGESQQERKPLPNHLRPLVPLLSSWLSEVGRRHQIDPTVVGTRDDIEESLSNGFTSGRLTEGWRWDLVGKDLCRIAQGEVGVFHRPGRGLILLTVTSHDDCHD, from the coding sequence ATGCAATTCGTCGCCGACTCCCGAACGCTCGGTTCGGTGCTGGAGGAAGTCGCCTGCGCTCCCGCGTACGCGCTGGACACCGAGTTCCACAGGGAAGGCAGGTACCGACCCAAGCTCGCACTCGTCCAGCTCGCCTGGCGCGGAGGAGTCGTCCTCATCGACCCTCTGATGGTCGACGTCGCACCACTCGATTCCCTATTTCGCAGCGGTGCCCGGGCAGTCCTGCATGCTGCGGACCAAGATCTAGACGTACTCGAGCAGTCTGTCGGCACGCTTCCGAATGCGATATTCGACACGCAACTCGCGTGCAGGTTCGTAGGACTGGGCCCCCTCTCGCTGGACGCGGCCTGCAAGACGGTCCTCGGAGTGCGGCTGCCGAAACCCGCGTCCGTGAGTGACTGGTTGAGGAGGCCCCTGGAAGCGACTCAGCTCGAATACGCGGCGGCGGACGTGCGACACCTACTGGATCTGGCCGACCACCTCGAACGCGAACTGGAGCGACTCGGGAGGGCCGAGTGGTTCGAAGGAGAGTGCGAGACGTTGCTTCGCCGTCGTAGGCGCGAGCCGGATCCGGATGCGGCGTGGACGAGGGTGAAGGGAATCAGACGATTGTCGGGAAGAGAGCTAGGCGCGGCCAAGGCGTTGGCGGCCTGGCGAGAGCGTCGAGCAGCCCGAATGGACAGGCCGAGAGAATCCGTGCTGAGCGACCTCGCCCTGATAGCCGTTGCGCGCGAGCGGCCGCGCGATCGTGACGGTCTGCTCCGAGTAAGGGGACTGAAGGCCACAACGGAGGACGGCGAGTTCCTGGACGAGATCCTGCGAGCACTCGAGGCGAGCGAAGAGTTCTCCGTCGGCGAGTCTCAGCAAGAGCGGAAGCCGCTGCCGAACCACTTGCGGCCCCTCGTTCCCTTGTTGTCGTCATGGCTGTCAGAGGTCGGACGGCGGCATCAAATCGACCCCACCGTGGTCGGAACCCGTGACGACATCGAAGAAAGCCTGTCGAACGGATTCACGAGCGGACGCCTCACCGAGGGGTGGAGGTGGGATCTCGTCGGTAAGGACTTGTGTCGGATCGCGCAGGGAGAAGTGGGAGTGTTCCACCGTCCCGGCCGGGGCCTGATCCTCCTAACCGTCACCTCCCATGACGACTGCCACGACTAA